One Setaria italica strain Yugu1 chromosome I, Setaria_italica_v2.0, whole genome shotgun sequence DNA window includes the following coding sequences:
- the LOC101781914 gene encoding cytochrome P450 93G1: MAMETEQPLPILLSADSVAVLAVGTLLALALNHLVSSWRSARRLPPSPPGLPVIGHLHLLRPPAHRTFHELAGKLGPLMHIRLGSTHCVVAGSADVARELIHRHDAAISGRPVTALARLFSYSSAGFAFTPYSPRWRFLRRLCVSEVLSPRTVEQLRPVRRAALAPLLRAVLAASERGEAADVTGELVRFANASIIRMVASDAPGSVADEAQGLVKAVTELIGAFNVEDYVPLCRGWDLQGLRSTAAGVHRRFDALLEQMIRHKEEARERGRSCGAIYELEHEQEDEKGSAPATRKRNKDLLDILLEKAEDEAAEVKLTRENIKAFITDVVTAGSDSSAATVEWMLAELVNHPEVMRKVREEIDAVVTGDCRIVGEADLPRLPYLQAAFKETLRLHPGAPIAHRVSTAEISVRGFMVPPRTAVFINVWAIGRDPAFWEDPTAFRPERFMPGGAAAGLEPQPRGHHFQFMPFGGGRRGCPGVGLAQQSVPAVLAALVQCFDWAVADGETGLVDMEESDVGLVCARKHPLLLRPTPRLNPFPSVV, encoded by the exons ATGGCCATGGAGACGGAGCAGCCACTGCCCATACTCCTGTCCGCCGATTCAGTAGCCGTCCTGGCCGTGGGCACCCTTCTTGCTCTTGCCCTGAACCACTTGGTCTCGTCATGGCGATCTGCTCGTCGTCTTCCCCCGAGCCCGCCGGGCCTCCCGGTGATCGGCCACCTCCACCtgctgcggccgccggcgcacCGCACCTTCCACGAGCTCGCGGGAAAGCTCGGGCCCCTCATGCACATCCGCCTCGGCTCCACGCACTGCGTCGTGGCCGGCTCGGCCGACGTCGCTAGGGAGCTCATCCACCGCCACGACGCCGCCATCTCGGGGCGGCCGGTCACGGCGCTGGCCCGGCTCTTCTCCTACAGCTCCGCCGGCTTCGCCTTCACCCCCTACAGCCCACGGTGGCGCTTCCTGCGGCGGCTGTGCGTGTCCGAGGTGCTCAGTCCGCGCACCGTCGAGCAGCTGCGCcccgtccgccgcgccgccctggCGCCGCTGCTGCGGGCCGTGCTGGCGGCgtcggagcgcggcgaggcggcggacgtCACCGGCGAGCTCGTCCGGTTCGCCAACGCGTCCATCATCCGGATGGTCGCCAGCGACGCGCCGGGGAGCGTCGCCGACGAGGCGCAGGGCCTCGTGAAGGCGGTGACGGAGCTGATCGGCGCCTTCAACGTGGAGGACTACGTCCCCCTGTGCCGCGGCTGGGACCTCCAGGGCCTCCGCAGTACGGCCGCCGGCGTCCACCGGCGATTTGACGCCTTGCTGGAGCAGATGATCAGGCACAAGGAGGAGGCCAGGGAGCGTGGCCGCAGCTGCGGCGCGATTTATGAGCTTGAGCACGAGCAGGAGGACGAGAAAgggtcggcgccggcgacaCGCAAGCGCAACAAGGACCTGCTGGACATCCTGCTGGAGAAggcggaggacgaggcggcggaggtgaaGCTCACCAGGGAGAACATCAAAGCCTTCATCACT GACGTGGTGACCGCGGGGTCCGACTCGTCGGCGGCCACGGTGGAGTGGATGCTGGCAGAGCTGGTGAACCACCCGGAGGTCATGCGCAAGGTGCGGGAGGAGATCGACGCGGTGGTCACCGGGGACTGCAGGATCGTCGGCGAGGCCGACCTGCCGAGGCTGCCCTACCTGCAGGCGGCGTTCAAGGAGACGCTGCGGCTGCACCCGGGGGCGCCGATCGCGCACCGGGTGTCGACGGCGGAGATCTCCGTCCGTGGGTTCATGGTACCGCCGCGGACGGCGGTGTTCATCAACGTGTGGGCCATCGGCCGCGACCCGGCCTTCTGGGAGGACCCGACGGCGTTCAGGCCGGAGCGCTTCAtgcccggcggcgccgcagcGGGGTTGGAGCCCCAGCCCCGCGGCCACCACTTCCAGTTCATGCCgttcggcggcggccgcagggGGTGCCCCGGCGTGGGGCTCGCGCAGCAGTCCGTGCCGGCGGTGCTCGCGGCGCTCGTGCAGTGCTTCGACTGGGCGGTTGCTGATGGCGAGACGGGGTTGGTCGACATGGAGGAGTCCGACGTCGGGCTGGTGTGCGCTCGCAAGCACCCGCTTCTGCTCCGTCCCACCCCTCGCCTCAACCCGTTCCCGTCAGTCGTCTAG